The following coding sequences lie in one Catharus ustulatus isolate bCatUst1 chromosome 5, bCatUst1.pri.v2, whole genome shotgun sequence genomic window:
- the LOC116996270 gene encoding rho-related BTB domain-containing protein 2-like, which translates to MESDVDYERPNVETIKCVVVGDNAVGKTRLICARACNATLSQYRLLATHVPTVWAIDQYRVCQEVLERSRDVVDEVSVSLRLWDTFGDHHKDRRFAYGRSDVVVLCFSLANPNSLRHVKTMWYPEIKHFCPRTPIVLVGCQLDLRYADLDAVNRARRPLAKPIKPSDILPPERGHEVAQELGVPYYETSVVAQFGVKDVFDNAIRAALVSRRHLQFWKSHLRKMQRPLLQAPFLPPKPPPPLIQVPDALPGLGGGPAALFQAPLCADVVFQLQDGHRVFAHRVYLATACSRFYDLFTLEGPPETLSEGDGGTRDLSSWGRGFLSLRWELVADPVAGRERRMAVVAMDRGVRPEPLRAVLEYLYTGKLERPHGDLRQVGAVAELLEVFDLRMMVANELNQESFMNQEITKAFHVRRANRVKECLAKGVFADVVFRVDDGAVPAHKPLLIAGCDWMRAMFRGGFRESYADEVSLPGTNCACLRAVLDFLYTGVFTPTPDLDAMELLILTDRLCLPRLQALTEQYAVDELLRAFMQRVEIDEQVIIYLEMTQFHNARQLAAWCLHYICTNYNRVCRRFPREMKFMSPENQAHFERHRWPPVWYLKEEDLYLRSKKEREREEQLQRKQHPRSKWCFWRPSPPVS; encoded by the exons ATGGAATCCGACGTGGACTACGAGCGCCCCAATGTCGAGACCATCAAGTGCGTCGTGGTGGGCGACAACGCGGTGGGCAAGACGCGGCTGATCTGCGCCCGTGCCTGCAACGCCACGCTGAGCCAGTACCGGCTGCTGGCCACACACGTGCCCACCGTATGGGCCATCGACCAGTACCGCGTCTGCCAGGAG GTGCTGGAGCGCTCTCGGGATGTCGTGGACGAGGTCAGCGTCTCCCTGCGCCTCTGGGACACCTTCGGGGACCATCACAAGGACCGGCGCTTCGCCTATGGCAG GTCGGACGTGGTGGTGCTCTGCTTCTCGCTGGCAAACCCCAACTCGCTGCGGCACGTGAAGACCATGTGGTACCCCGAGATCAAGCACTTCTGCCCCCGCACCCCCATCGTGCTGGTGGGCTGCCAGCTGGACCTGCGCTACGCCGACCTGGACGCCGTCAACCGCGCGCGCCGGCCTCTGGCCAA GCCCATCAAACCCTCGGACATCCTGCCACCAGAACGAGGGCACGAGGtggcccaggagctgggggtgccgTACTACGAGACCAGCGTGGTGGCCCAGTTCGGGGTCAAGGACGTGTTTGACAACGCCATCCGCGCCGCGCTCGTGTCCCGCCGCCACCTGCAGTTCTGGAAGTCGCACCTGCGCAAGATGCAGCGCCCGCTGCTGCAGGCGCCCTTCCtgccccccaagccccccccacccctcatCCAGGTGCCCGACGCTCTCCCCGGCCTGGGGGGGGGCCCGGCCGCGCTGTTCCAAGCCCCGCTTTGCGCCGACGTCGTCTTCCAGCTGCAGGACGGCCACCGCGTCTTCGCCCACCGCGTCTACCTGGCCACCGCCTGCTCCCGCTTCTACGACCTCTTCACGCTGGAGGGGCCACCCGAGACCCTCAGCGAAGGGGACGGGGGGACCCGTGACCTGTCATCGTGGGGTCGTGGCTTCCTGAGCCTGCGCTGGGAGCTGGTGGCCGACCCGGTGGCGGGGAGGGAGCGGAGGATGGCGGTGGTGGCCATGGACCGGGGCGTGCGGCCGGAGCCGCTGCGTGCCGTGCTGGAATATTTGTACACGGGGAAGCTGGAGCGGCCCCACGGTGACCTGCGGCAGGTGGGCGCCGTGGCCGAGCTGCTGGAGGTGTTCGACCTGCGCATGATGGTGGCCAACGAGCTCAACCAGGAGAGCTTCATGAACCAGGAGATCACCAAGGCCTTCCACGTGCGCCGCGCCAACCGCGTCAAGGAGTGTCTGGCCAAGGGTGTCTTTGCAG acGTGGTGTTCCGTGTGGATGACGGGGCAGTGCCGGCGCACAAACCGCTGCTCATCGCTGGCTGTGACTGGATGAGGGCCATGTTCCGAGGGGGCTTCCGCGAGAGCTACGCTGAtgag gtgtccctgccaggcacCAACTGCGCCTGCCTCCGCGCCGTCCTCGATTTCCTCTACACGGGGGTCTTCACCCCCACGCCCGACCTGGATGCCATGGAGCTGCTCATCCTCACGGACCGGCTGTGCCTGCCGCGGCTGCAGGCGCTCACCG aGCAATACGCCGTGGACGAGCTGCTCCGAGCCTTCATGCAGCGCGTGGAGATCGACGAGCAGGTCATCATCTACCTGGAGATGACGCAG tTCCACAACGCCCGGCAATTGGCCGCGTGGTGCCTGCACTACATCTGCACCAACTACAACCGCGTGTGCCGCCGCTTCCCCCGCGAGATGAAGTTCATGTCCCCAG AGAACCAGGCGCACTTCGAGCGGCACCGCTGGCCGCCGGTGTGGTACCTGAAGGAGGAGGATCTGTACCTGCGCTCCAAGAAGGAGCGGGAGCGCgaggagcagctgcagcgcAAGCAGCACCCCCGCAGCAAGTGGTGCTTCTGGCGACCCTCGCCCCCCGTGTCCTGA
- the C5H2orf81 gene encoding uncharacterized protein C2orf81 homolog isoform X2: MAEKGKSRAAGAKSKPDKSRTPVRAQTKKTPKTPGRAPSQRTPTPDEEPLPPEPLDVEPILDDLLERVLTECALAAAARQRVPFTVSRARDAILFVAEWRFLVRDDGDPDPERDGVWNEDEEPQTSHWDSSTPGVVPERLKEVSSEDLSVTAETEEAQLEVLHSVLLPDVPRSPGKVPAVTAPCQPPSAAAAAPSAQDPGTATAVPRPKPPIAPQPPGRSRRLSRLPLARPPARPSAVPSQPRAPAPRQPRRTTATVHDRMPPPPPPPSPRISLAWVQPQRSSRGTRVPRLGTRRDAVRWLLPEVRVVDVTTEPDRVRPVGSRTRLITSGTRYVPQTAGRTPKGEPQLCDPWLASARLAPGVTVRWGSSERRGPPPPGHSAHGESEPEEDEAMRRAKKELKPILPTPESRFSEFSDGEEQQELPEVVPAVGVPPALWGPSVPRVLWVPEMVPATTSVGTSEYRSSSALMRKIQK; the protein is encoded by the exons ATGGCCGAG AAAGGGAAATCTCGCGCCGCGGGCGCCAAATCGAAACCGGACAAGTCACGCACGCCAGTCCGAGCCCAGAccaagaaaacccccaaaacccccggCCGGGCCCCGAGCCAGCGCACCCCGACCCCGGATGAGGAGCCGCTGCCACCGGAGCCCTTGGACGTCGAGCCCATCCTGGACGATCTCCTGGAGCGGGTGCTGACCGAGTGCGCGCTGGCGGCCGCGGCTCGGCAG CGGGTGCCATTCACGGTGTCGCGGGCGCGGGATGCCATCCTGTTTGTCGCTGAGTGGCGGTTCCTGGTGCGGGACGACGGGGACCCGGATCCCGAACGAGACGGAGTCTGGAACGAAGACGAGGAGCCCCAAACCAGTCACTGGGACTCTTCTACACCGGGCGTTGTCCCTGAGCGCTTGAAAGAG GTCTCATCCGAGGATCTCTCCGTGACAGCCGAGACTGAAGAAGCTCAGCTCGAGGTCCTCCATTCTGTTTTACTCCCGGATGTCCCTCGGTCCCCGGGCAAG GTCCCCGCTGTGACAGCGCCGTGCCAGcccccctctgcagcagccGCAGCTCCTTCCGCTCAGGATCCCGGCACTGCCACCGCCGTGCCCCGCCCGAAGCCGCCCATCGCTCCCCAGCCCCCGGGGAGGAGCCGCCGCCTCTCCCGGCTCCCTCTGGCCCGACCCCCGGCTCGTCCCTCGGCCGTGCCCTCGCAGCCCCGAGCGCCGGCACCGCGGCAGCCCCGCCGGACCACGGCGACAGTCCATGACCGAATGCCACCACCGCCACCGCCACCCTCCCCCCGCATCAGCCTTGCGTGGGTCCAGCCGCAAAGATCCTCCCGCGGCACCCgggtgcccaggctggggaccCGCCGCGATGCCGTTCGCTGGTTGTTACCCGAGGTGAGGGTGGTGGACGTGACCACCGAGCCCGACCGGGTGCGGCCCGTAGGATCGCGGACCCGGCTAATCACGTCCGGGACCCGCTACGTCCCGCAGACAGCGGGGCGGACCCCCAAGGGCGAACCGCAGCTCTGTGACCCCTGGCTGGCCTCGGCTCGCTTGGCCCCCGGTGTCACCGTGCGCTGGGGCAGCAGCGAGCGGCgcgggccgcccccgccggggCACAGCGCGCACGGGGAGAGCGAGCCGGAGGAGGATGAGGCGATGAGGAGGGCGAAGAAGGAGCTGAAACCCATCCTGCCCACCCCGGAGTCCCGGTTCTCAGAGTTCAGCgatggagaggagcagcaggagctcccagAGGTTGTCCCAGCTGTGGGGGTACCCCCGGCCCTTTGGGGCCCCTCGGTGCCTCGTGTGCTGTGGGTGCCGGAGATGGTACCGGCCACGACATCGGTAGGCACCTCCGAATATCGGAGTTCTTCAGCGCTGATgagaaaaattcagaagtaa
- the LOC116996658 gene encoding drebrin-like: protein MAGPGLERYRLALLAAREDVGNPRAGTDWAVFGYEKHHDLKLLDSGAGGPDELAGKFSVGSVMYGLCRVPDPGSGTPRIVLISWVGEKVPEPQRAACAGHLPAIRSFFREATAVISARRSEEVTLEGLRRVLAQLEPPAPRPPRRTPQDTPELVGTNYRKTNPALELQRTQRDSFWEQAEREEQQRKEQEKQREREQRRRWERERMEEERLQAAERERRLQERERLIEERRQEQARLDAEERRKEQERWEQQQREQEAAERERGGRTGVSGTAAEAAILVSQRTQNPREFFRQRERSGSTSTSPLPGSTPGARRPFLRYQRSLTESAFIFRRPEPPQTPPPGATKGAPPPSPRRPPPPLSPSPSGTGTPQSATTSPMGRGPPPSATLGTPPSPARAGSPHATSPVGTGIPQSATTGTPASPVGTGTPQCGTLGTPPSPARAGSPHATSPVGTGTPRSATTGIVHSPVGTGTPPSATPRSPPSPVVTPQSATTGTPVSPVGTGTPPSTTLGTPDFATTGSGSPSAVSGPPPSPPRMGVPPVPSGSGSSESTYGVEPLPPSSTPSLGSPPSPPRDEEGSHLDTPPFPSPPAWESLGPLIEDVPSPPEGSPKPPRPVQDPQDLGRNGIGGHEWGGWETPWEPGPPSGQGDEPSENLVLHKATPGFALLLARDAPHPPLMGGPSPPTEDEDLSPHAV, encoded by the exons ATGGCGGGGCCGGGACTGGAGCGGTACCGGCTGGCGCTGCTGGCGGCGCGGGAGGACGTGGGGAACCCGCGGGCTGGGACCGACTG ggcCGTCTTTGGCTATGAGAAGCACCACGACCTCAAGCTCCTGGATTCCGGAG CCGGGGGGCCGGATGAGCTCGCTGGAAAATTCTCTGTGGGCAGTGTCATGTACGGGCTGTGCCGGGTCCCCGATCCTGGTTCCGGCACCCCCAGGATCGTCCTTATCAGCTGG GTGGGGGAAAAAGTGCCGGAACCGCAGCGGGCAGCGTGTGCCGGACACCTGCCGGCCATCCGGAGCTTCTTCAGG GAGGCCACGGCCGTGATCAGCGCCCGCCGCTCCGAGGAGGTGACGCTGGAGGGGCTGCGCcgggtgctggcacagctggagccccCCGCCCCTCGCCCACCCAGGaggaccccccaggacaccccgGAGCTGGTG ggaACCAACTACCGCAAGACCAACCCggcactggagctgcagcgCACCCAGCGCGATTCCTTCTGGGAACAGGCTGAG CGCGAGGAGCAGCAGcggaaggagcaggagaagcagcgGGAgcgggagcagcggcggcgctGGGAGCGGGAGCGCATGGAGGAGGAGCGGCTGCAGGCGGcggagcgggagcggcggctGCAGGAGCGGGAGAGGCTCATCGAGGAGCGGCG gcaggagcaggcgCGGCTGGATGCGGAGGAGcggaggaaggagcaggagcgATGG gagcagcagcagcgggagcAGGAGGCGGCCGAGCGGGAGCGCGGGGGTCGCACCGGGGTCAGCGGGACAGCGGCC GAAGCCGCTATCCTGGTGTCCCAGCGCACCCAGAACCCCCGGGAATTCTTCCGGCAGCGGGAGCGCTCAGGGTCCACATCCACATCCCCCCTGCCCGGCAGCACCCCCG GTGCCCGCCGGCCCTTCCTGCGGTACCAGCGCAGCCTGACGGAATCCGCCTTCATCTTCCGCCGGCCggagcccccccagacccccccgcCCGGTGCCACCAAGGGGGCACCGCCCCCCAGcccccgccggccgccgccacctctgtcccccagcccctcggggacagggaccccccagAGTGCCACCACCAGCCCCATGGGGAGAGGCCCCCCTCCCTCTGccactctggggacaccccccagcccagcccgaGCGGGGTCCCCCCATGCCACCAgtcctgtggggacaggcaTCCCTCAAAGTGCCACCACCGGGACCCCCGCCagccctgtggggacagggaccccacagTGTGGCACCCTGGGAaccccccccagcccagcccgaGCAGGGTCCCCCCATGCCACCAgtcctgtggggacagggaccccccgAAGTGCCACCACCGGGATTGTCCACAGCcccgtggggacagggacccctccctctgccaccccaaggagcccccccagccctgtggtgACCCCCCAAAGTGCCACCACCGGGACCCCCGTCagccctgtggggacagggacccctcCCTCCACCACCCTGGGCACCCCCGATTTTGCCACCACCGGGTCAGGGTCCCCCTCTGCCGTGTCTGggccccctcccagccctccccgcATGGgggtcccccctgtcccctctgggtCGGGGTCTTCTGAAAGCACTTATGGGGTAGagcccctccctccttccagcactcccagcttggggtctccccccagccccccccgagatgaggaggggtctcacctGGACACtcccccctttcccagccccccAGCGTGGGAATCTCTGGGGCCACTGATCGAGGATGTCCCCAGCCCGCCggaggggtccccaaaacccccccgcCCGGTGCAGGacccccaggatttggggcGCAATGGAATCGGGGGGCACGAGTGGGGGGGCTGGGAGACCCCCTGGGAGCCGGGACCCCCCTCGGGACAG GGGGATGAGCCCAGCGAGAACCTGGTCCTGCACAAAGCCACGCCAG GCTTCGCGCTGCTGCTGGCCCGTGACGCCCCCCACCCACCGCTTatggggggtcccagcccccccACCGAGGACGAGGACCTGTCCCCTCACGCTGTGTAG
- the C5H2orf81 gene encoding uncharacterized protein C2orf81 homolog isoform X1, whose protein sequence is MYWDALGGHAGLGWDVLGALGCAEWPRWTAWGCTGLYWGALGCWGVFVPAQKGKSRAAGAKSKPDKSRTPVRAQTKKTPKTPGRAPSQRTPTPDEEPLPPEPLDVEPILDDLLERVLTECALAAAARQRVPFTVSRARDAILFVAEWRFLVRDDGDPDPERDGVWNEDEEPQTSHWDSSTPGVVPERLKEVSSEDLSVTAETEEAQLEVLHSVLLPDVPRSPGKVPAVTAPCQPPSAAAAAPSAQDPGTATAVPRPKPPIAPQPPGRSRRLSRLPLARPPARPSAVPSQPRAPAPRQPRRTTATVHDRMPPPPPPPSPRISLAWVQPQRSSRGTRVPRLGTRRDAVRWLLPEVRVVDVTTEPDRVRPVGSRTRLITSGTRYVPQTAGRTPKGEPQLCDPWLASARLAPGVTVRWGSSERRGPPPPGHSAHGESEPEEDEAMRRAKKELKPILPTPESRFSEFSDGEEQQELPEVVPAVGVPPALWGPSVPRVLWVPEMVPATTSVGTSEYRSSSALMRKIQK, encoded by the exons AtgtactgggatgcactgggggGGCATGCTGGGTTGGGCTGGGATgtactgggggcactgggatgtgctgagtGGCCACGCTGGACTGCGTGGGGgtgtactggtctgtactggggCGCACTGGGCTGCTGGGGGGTCTTTGTCCCGGCGCAGAAAGGGAAATCTCGCGCCGCGGGCGCCAAATCGAAACCGGACAAGTCACGCACGCCAGTCCGAGCCCAGAccaagaaaacccccaaaacccccggCCGGGCCCCGAGCCAGCGCACCCCGACCCCGGATGAGGAGCCGCTGCCACCGGAGCCCTTGGACGTCGAGCCCATCCTGGACGATCTCCTGGAGCGGGTGCTGACCGAGTGCGCGCTGGCGGCCGCGGCTCGGCAG CGGGTGCCATTCACGGTGTCGCGGGCGCGGGATGCCATCCTGTTTGTCGCTGAGTGGCGGTTCCTGGTGCGGGACGACGGGGACCCGGATCCCGAACGAGACGGAGTCTGGAACGAAGACGAGGAGCCCCAAACCAGTCACTGGGACTCTTCTACACCGGGCGTTGTCCCTGAGCGCTTGAAAGAG GTCTCATCCGAGGATCTCTCCGTGACAGCCGAGACTGAAGAAGCTCAGCTCGAGGTCCTCCATTCTGTTTTACTCCCGGATGTCCCTCGGTCCCCGGGCAAG GTCCCCGCTGTGACAGCGCCGTGCCAGcccccctctgcagcagccGCAGCTCCTTCCGCTCAGGATCCCGGCACTGCCACCGCCGTGCCCCGCCCGAAGCCGCCCATCGCTCCCCAGCCCCCGGGGAGGAGCCGCCGCCTCTCCCGGCTCCCTCTGGCCCGACCCCCGGCTCGTCCCTCGGCCGTGCCCTCGCAGCCCCGAGCGCCGGCACCGCGGCAGCCCCGCCGGACCACGGCGACAGTCCATGACCGAATGCCACCACCGCCACCGCCACCCTCCCCCCGCATCAGCCTTGCGTGGGTCCAGCCGCAAAGATCCTCCCGCGGCACCCgggtgcccaggctggggaccCGCCGCGATGCCGTTCGCTGGTTGTTACCCGAGGTGAGGGTGGTGGACGTGACCACCGAGCCCGACCGGGTGCGGCCCGTAGGATCGCGGACCCGGCTAATCACGTCCGGGACCCGCTACGTCCCGCAGACAGCGGGGCGGACCCCCAAGGGCGAACCGCAGCTCTGTGACCCCTGGCTGGCCTCGGCTCGCTTGGCCCCCGGTGTCACCGTGCGCTGGGGCAGCAGCGAGCGGCgcgggccgcccccgccggggCACAGCGCGCACGGGGAGAGCGAGCCGGAGGAGGATGAGGCGATGAGGAGGGCGAAGAAGGAGCTGAAACCCATCCTGCCCACCCCGGAGTCCCGGTTCTCAGAGTTCAGCgatggagaggagcagcaggagctcccagAGGTTGTCCCAGCTGTGGGGGTACCCCCGGCCCTTTGGGGCCCCTCGGTGCCTCGTGTGCTGTGGGTGCCGGAGATGGTACCGGCCACGACATCGGTAGGCACCTCCGAATATCGGAGTTCTTCAGCGCTGATgagaaaaattcagaagtaa
- the LOC116996859 gene encoding retinol dehydrogenase 12-like: CWCGVTSVVLQRRELISRSNLTVINCHLLIGWDRGQWGSQGRCGSLSFLLQPLCCPSSAPSSSQSRGTRAVPHCRLGKGPAVTSVPNPILHPAMELLGILSPPWWLLLLLLPALLLWAMHRSPWEPHKCPADLTGKTVIVTGANSGIGKCVAMDLARRNARTILACRSQERGQAAVEEIRAATGNPAVVLRLLDTGSLASVRAFASAVLREESRLDVLVNNAGVTGLPFAITSEGLEQTFTINYLGPFLLTNLLLDLLKASTPARVVNVSSFRHSVGTADSAFLTGQRCPGGYDAAYNSTKLMNVLFTAELARRLEGTGVTANALSPGVVSTSIMRHFSWPVRALFSLLRPFMKSAEQGAASTIFCAVSEEAAGITGKYFDSSCRLALPSAAARDAALARKLWEASERLTGLTEQG, translated from the exons TGTTGGTGTGGAGTTACCTCTGTGGTATTGCAGCGCCGAGAACTTATCAGCAGAAGTAATTTAACTGTCATTAACTGTCATTTACTGAtaggatgggacaggggacagtggggttCACAGGGGAGATGTGGCTCACTCTCCTTTCTGCTCCAGCcactctgctgtccctcctcggctcccagcagctcacagagcagagggactCGTGCCGTGCCACACTGCCGGCTGGGCAAAGGTCCTGCTGTGACCTctgtccccaaccccatccTGCACCcggccatggagctgctggggatcCTGAGCCCCCCGtggtggctcctgctgctcctgctcccggccctgctgctctgggccatGCACAGAAGCCCCTGGGAGCCCCACAAGTGTCCTGCTGACCTGACGGGCAAGACAGTGATTGTCACCGGAGCCAACAGCg GCATTGGCAAATGCGTGGCCATGGATTTGGCACGCCGGAATGCCCGCACCATCCTGGCGTGCCGGAGCCAGGAGAGGGGCCAGGCGGCCGTGGAGGAGATCCGGGCAGCCACTGGGAACCCAGCAGtggtgctgaggctgctggacACCGGCTCGCTGGCCTCGGTGCGCGCCTTTGCCAGCGCTGTGCTGCGTGAGGAGTCACGGCTGGACGTGCTGGTGAACAATGCTGGTGTCACTG GGCTGCCCTTTGCCATCACATCAGAGGGCTTGGAGCAAACCTTCACCATCAACTACCTGGGCCCGTTCCTGCTCACCAACCTGCTCCTGG acctCCTGAAAGCCTCGACCCCCGCCCGGGTGGTGAACGTGTCATCGTTCCGGCACAGCGTGGGCACGGCTGACAGCGCGTTCCTGacagggcagcgctgcccaggCGGGTACGACGCTGCCTACAACAGCACAAAGCTGATGAATGTGCTCTTCACCGCCGAGCTGGCACGGCGCCTGGAGGGCACAG GGGTGACGGCAAACGCGCTGAGCCCCGGCGTGGTGAGCACCAGCATCATGCGCCACTTCAGCTGGCCCGTGCGGGCGCTCTTCAGCCTCCTCCGCCCCTTCATGAag TCTGCCGAGCAGGGCGCTGCCAGCACCATCTTCTGCGCCGTCTCGGAGGAAGCTGCGGGCATCACCGGGAAATATTTCGACAGCAGCTGCCGGCTGGCGCTGCCCTCCGCGGCCGCCCGCGATGCTGCGCTGGCACGGAAGCTCTGGGAGGCATCGGAGCGGCTGACGGGGCTCAcggagcagggctga
- the WDR54 gene encoding WD repeat-containing protein 54, with protein sequence MRAYVITPRLVSMAAASTGPYRRERSLALRNSSSALYNNLAVLCPPARPPAFGAVHGTILSLLGSEGPPRQLQARGGGSALSTPLLTQAAWCELPARVLLVLTSQRGVQMYESDGSTMVFWHALDVPEHPAAHSVFARGISAAGGRFICVGTSFGAVLVFDIPPKGTNVTLNEVLEQHRDPITDIAAEQGQAPDGAGDLVTADDSGTLCLWSTGEEFTLLGQIPGSGCTCSSVTLWNGIVAAGYGNGQIRLWEAGSGRICAQVSAHARWIYALDLAPLTGKLLSGAEDSFVHVWKLSRNPDTDDIEIQHCHAECVTDTQVCGARFCDPAGDTFAVTGYDLSEILCYGPA encoded by the exons ATGCGCGCTTACGTCATCACGCCGCGACTCGTCTCCATGGCGGCGGCGAGCACCGG ACCGTACCGGCGGGAGCGGAGCCTGGCTCTGCGCAACAGCAGCTCGGCCCTGTACAACAACCTGGCCGTGCTGTGCCCTCCCGCCCGGCCCCCGGCCTTCGGAGCCGTGCACGGCACCATCCTCAGCCTGCTGGGCAGCGAGGGGCCCCCCCGGCAGCTGCAGGCTCGGGGAGGGGGCTCGGCCCTCAGCACCCCTCTGCTcacacag GCCGCGTGGTGCGAGCTCCCGGCGcgggtgctgctggtgctcacATCCCAGCGTGGGGTCCAG ATGTACGAGTCTGATGGTTCCACCATGGTGTTCTGGCACGCGCTGGATGTCCCGGAGCACCCAGCAG CACATTCCGTGTTCGCCCGAGGCATCTCCGCAGCCGGCGGCCGCTTCATCTGCGTGG GGACGTCCTTTGGGGCCGTGCTGGTGTTTGACATCCCCCCAAAAGGCACCAACGTGACGCTGAACGAGGTCCTGGAGCAGCACCGGGATCCCATCACCGACATCGCGGCcgagcagggccaggccccG GATGGGGCCGGGGATTTGGTGACAGCCGATGACTCTGGGACCCTCTGCCTCTGGAGCACCGGGGAGGAATTCACCCTGCTCGGGCAGATCCCAGGATCTGG CTGCACCTGCTCCTCGGTGACGCTGTGGAATGGGATCGTGGCTGCGGGCTACGGGAACGGGCAGATCCGGCTGTGGGAAGCGGGATCGGGGCGGatctgtgcccaggtgagcgCCCACGCCCGCTGGATCTACGCGCTCGACCTGGCCCCGCTCACCGGCAAG CTGCTGTCGGGTGCAGAGGATTCCTTTGTGCACGTCTGGAAGCTCAGCAGGAACCCGGACACTGATGACATCGAG ATCCAGCACTGCCACGCCGAGTGTGTGACAGACACGCAGGTTTGTGGTGCCCGGTTCTGTGACCCCGCTGGGGACACCTTCGCTGTCACCGGCTACGACCTGAGCGAGATCCTGTGCTACGGCCCGGCCTGA